gtttatAGGACAGAACATTGACTTTGGAGGGTAAAAAGCTCTTGAACTTCCCTCCAAAGCTgaggaaggaaaaaaaattaaaaaaatatatataatattataaaaaaattagaaaatatTATAATACTGACAAATTTCTATTGCCATAAAACATAAATCGTTAAGAGGGTTCATTAAAGATTAGGATCAGAATTAGTGTGCATTTCCAAACGCACAAACATTAGAGCGGAGTCATGAATTAATTAGTTTGCTCATGAATATTACTTTGTGCTGAACATTCTTTTGTAAAGTGGCTTGTCATCGTGAGCCAAGTCCTCGGCATTGTAGTCGGCACCTCTTCTGGATGGTGGAACCCAAGAAGCAGATTTCCATGGTAGAACACCTTCTTCCCACATGGTATTGACTTCTTCTAAAGTCAAACCCTTTGTTTCTGGAACAACCAATAAGACGTAGAAGAACATGAAGACCAAACATCCCATGAAAACATAACCATAGTAGAAGTTAATGGCACTGGTAATAAATGGAGTGAAGAAACCAATCAAGAAACCCCAGAACCAGTTGGCAGCGGTAGCAATAGACATAGCCTTAGACTTAACTCTCAATGGGAAAGTTTCGGAAACAACAACATAAGGAATTGGAGCCCAGGTGGTGGCAAAACAGAAGATATAGAAACACGCAAAAACAATCATACAATTACCAGCACCCTTAGATGATGGTTGGTCTTGACCATTTGGCCATAATCTGGTAACACCAACAGAAGCATAGACAACCATACAAGCAGTCATGGAAGCGGCACCCCACAACAAACACGTACGACGACCATatttatcaacaacatAAATACCAACAAAAGTGGAGGCAAAGTTGACGATACCCAAGACGATAgaagtttcaaaagaatcaCTCAAACCAACAGCCTTGAAAATGGTGGTACCATAGTAGAAGAAATAGTTGTCACCTGTCAATTGTTGCAACGATTGAATCATAGCACCCATAATTAAACGCTGTAAAACCTTAGTCCTTGTACTAAACAGTTCAACCCATGAAGCACTACCAGCTAGCTTTTCAGCTTCAATACCAGCTAAAACACCTTCAACTTCAGCTAAAACAGATGGATCATCGACGGCAACCTTGTTGGAAACGGCAATGGAACGCTTTGCTTCTTCGATTCTACCAACTTCAGCCAAGTAACGTGGAGATTCTGGGACGAAAGTCATACCACCAATCATAAACAAGGCCCAGGCGAAACCTAAACCTAATGGAACTCTCCATTGGACAGAGTTTGAGTAAGTCTTGGTACCATAGTTAGTACAGTAACCCAAGAAAATACCGGCAGTAATCATCAATTGGTAACAAGCAACTAAAGTACCTCTCAAATGCTTTGGAGAGACTTCAGAAATCAGCATAGGAGATAAGACGGCAATACCACCAACACCCAAACCAGAAATAATTCTACCGATGAAATATTGGTACCATTTGTCGATAGATGCAATTTGAATTATAATACCGATGATGTAAATTACAACAACGACAATCAAACCGATCTTACGACCGTACATATCACCTAACTTGGACAGAATAATACCACCGATGGCACAACCgatgttgaaaatagaGACAATTAGACCAGTTCTGACCTTAGACAAATAAGGTGTACCATCGTGGTGCTTCATACCAAACCTTCTGATGAAATCACTTTGGTTAACGAAACCAGAAATAGTACCAGTATCCCAACCGAAAACGAAACCACCGAAAGCAATCATGATACACATAATAGAGACGGTAACATAAGCAGAGGCGGGCTTCTTTGGGATTTCAACAACGGGTTCGTGTTCTTCACCTTCACCGTACGCCTTCagttcatcattttcagccTTGTTGgatgaacttgaaaaaaccGAGTGGGAGGCTGAGTCCGCCGGAGAAAGATGCTCCACAGGAGCTTCGTCTGCAATAGCAGCGTCTTGTGACATCCTTAAActaaaatttggaaaacttttttgtatttttaatACTTTGTACTTAGAAAAGACAAGTTGAGCTTGTTTGTTCTTGGCTTTTTATTGTAGAGAAAGTAAAACAGGAACAGAGAAAAGAACGATTGGTAATGTTGGAGCGTTACTGGACCTCCTTTTATATGTTTTCGTCCTTTCATGTTCTCCGTATTGAGCTTCCCATTATCAACGAAACTGCATCTGTAAGGAATCAGCAGCATATGCTAGTTTTTTCGAGGAAGGCACGAAGAGCATCGTGTGCCACCTCTATACACTGTGGGGggatgtttttttcttcaaggaACATTTCCAAATCCGCCTGCTTGCTATTCTGTGAAAAGTTCCAATAGtttctcctttttttccagagGTTttaggaaaagaaatgcttTCGGTGCCGGGGCCCCGCAATGTACCTGCACTTGTTTTTGTGGGGTAGACAATAAAACTAATATCCGTTTGCCTACTACCATTTTTGCACGGCATTTTCTGGGCCAAGGAAGGAACAAATCGGGTAGTTTCCGTAGCCCCTTGTGGGTGAAGACATACGAAGTATATTTGTCTTGGCGCCACGCACGGGAACCGCGCACCTCATTTTTGTCCTAGTTGCCTATCACACCACATAGCGTGCGCGTGGGCTCGCTGCCACGGCTTTTCTCGCCGTTCTTCCTTTGTCAGCACAAGCCGGCGCACTCAATCTTCGAATTGGTTTTCGAAGAGCCGCGCACGGGATGAGCATGTGAACGTGTTATAGCAGGTGACGATTACTTATCCGGATTGAATTCGgaatttctcttttgattgCTGTTGTTGGCTGCTTTGTCTGCCTTTCCTCCCCCCTTCGCCGCAACGGAAGAGTGCAGTGAGCGGCCGTTGTTCCGTTTTCCTGTTAAAAAGCATAGAACAGTTTTTCCAACAAAGTAGACCAAGTCCCCTTTCGAATTGAGCGGCTCTAGATTCAATAACTTTAAAATATGGTAAGGGGCGCTACATAGTGTAGCCGTGCAGCAAGTATAACAAaacattcttttctttctttcttggagaaattaagaaaaaaaatgtcccAGACAAAAAATAGTATCCCGCACCCAGTCTGGAGACTCTCCTGGGATGCAACATTGGCCTCGGCACCCCCTGATGCTTTATTCAGCTCCGATTTTATGCGAGAGGggccaatttttcttgaacgGAAGATTCAAAATACATTGGCTACTTTCGTTACTTGCGCGCACTTATTCATGGATGTCACAAATCATATGCATGCTTTCTTGATTATTTATGATCGTTTACGGAAACTAagagctttcttttcttccaatatAGAAAAATACTGTTTTTAGTCGGCTTCCGCCGGTGTTATGAAAGCGTTTGGGAAAAACTTCTGTTTGCTTACTTACAAGTTTGACAAAAAATctggaagaaatggaaaaaaacgctaaaatttattgtttttgatatcacGTACCaatgttttttattaacTGTATCAGagaattatatatatataaagtCATAAATTGTGTGTattctttatcattattaaCTAGCACATGGAATTTTTAAAATACACTATTATTCAGCACTAAGATTGAGAGCAAAATCAATTCTTACCGaacattttcttgtaaaaTGGTTGGTCATCATGCATCAATGCATCAGCATCGTAGTCAGCACCTCTTCTGGATGTTGGAACCCAAGAAGCAGACTTCCATGGTAGAACACCTTCGGCATACATATCATTgacttcttccaaagttaGACCCTTTGTTTCTggaacaaagaagaaaacgtAGAAGTACGCGAAAACCATACAGCCCATGAAAACGTAACCGTAGTAGAAGTTGATAGCACCGGTAATAAATGGAGTGAAGAAACCAATCAAGAAACCCCAGACCCAGTTAGCAGCGGTAGCAACAGACATAGCCTTAGACTTAACTCTCAATGGGAAAGTTTCGGAAATAACAACATAAGCAATTGGAGCCCAGGTAGTAGCAAAACAGAAGATATAGAAACAGGCGAAACAAATCATACAGTTACCGGCACCCTTAGATGAACCATTACCTTCACCGTTTGGCCATAACTTGGTAACACCGACGGAAGCATAGACAACGTAACAACAAACCATACCAATAGCACCATATAGTAAACAGTTACGACGGCCAAAACGATCGACGGTGTATAGGGAACAAGCGGTAGAGAATAGATTGACGACACCAAAAACAATAGAGGTTTCGAAAGAATCTTTCATACCGACAGCGTTGAAAACAGTAGTACCGTAGTAGAAGAAATAGTTATCACCAGTCAATTGTTGTAGAGATTGGATCATGATACCCATCATGGTACGTTGAAGCATAGCTGGTTTACCAGTGAACAATTCACCCCATGATGCTGAACCAGCAGCTCTGGCTTCTTCAACACTAGCTTCAATGAATTCCAATTCTTGTTGAATGAATGGATGGTCTGGAGCAGTTTTGTTCACCTTAGCTAGAGAGGCTCTAGCTTCGTCGATCTGACCAGCTTCGACCAAGTAACGTGGAGATTCAGGAACAAAAGTCATACCACCAATCATAAACAAGGCCCAAGCGAAACACAGACCTAATGGAACTCTCCATTGGACAGAGTTAGAATAGTTTTTAGTACCGAAATTGGTACAGTAACCCAAGAAAATACCGGCGGTAATCATCAATTGGTAACAGGAGACTAAAGTACCTCTCATTTCCTTAGGAGCGACTTCAGAAATCAGCATAGGAGATAAGACGGCAATACCACCAACACCCAAACCAGAAATAATTCTACCGATGAAATATTGGTACCATTTGTTGATAGATGcaatttgaataataatacCGATGATGTAAATTACAACAACGACAATCAAACCCATCTTACGACCGTACATATCACCTAACTTGGCCAGAACAATACCACCGATGGCGCAACcaatgttgaaaatagcGACAATTAAACCAGTTCTGACCTTAGACAAATAAGGTGTACCATCGTGGTGCTTCATACCAAATCTTCTCACGAAGTCAGTTTGAGCAACGAAACCAGAAATAGTACCAGTATCCCAACCGAAAACGAAACCACCAAAGGCAACCATGACACAACAGATGGAGACGGTAACATAAGCACCTTTACCTGTGTTTGGGTTGGTGAATACTTGGTCAGCTTCAGTTTGGAAGTCGTCTTGTAcacctttttcttcaggcATGTTCATTACCTGGGAGCTATTTGAGGGCAACTCAGCATTTGAGTTCTCACTTGATTTTTGAGGAGATATTAAATCTGGAGTTGAATTCATGATTGTTTAACTCAGATATAAGTTTTGTGTGTGGTTTTTTTAAGTTTGTAAAGCTATAAGTTATAATCATGGAATatgagaaaagaagataagaATAGCACCGTATTTATATGCAACTTCCAATCGTGAAAAAACTTTGACTTTTTTCTGTTCTGGAGAAATTCTCCGGGGAGACGGTCCccagatttttttgggtgGGTCCCCGACGTCCCCCATCGTTATTGAGCAGTTTCTTTCTCCAGAAGGTCGTTGTACAGTCGAAATATTGGCGGTCAGTAGGATGATTTCCGGAAATACCAACATCGAGGAAAGCGGAAAATCTGGAAGAATTCTCTACTGTATGTTCTGTGTAATAATCCGTTCGCGAGAGTTTGACCGAATCCGCGGAACGAGATATTCCGTGTTTATTGCGGTATTATATGAGCCGGACGAAACCGGAAAAACTACGTGACAGGAACGATGACCGGCCAGCAGACGAAGCTGGAAAAATACAGCTAAGAAATTACGCACGGAAAAAATACTGCCGGGATTTTTCCGTATACATGCTTACTAGGGGATAAATGTACGTGCCCGCCAATATCCTGCCGATATCGAATACCAACCAAATGCAAGAAGATGCAAACGACTTAGAATGTTCCGCAAATAGTCCATCTCccaatttttccttttaaaTTTATTGCTCACCCCCAGGTGTTATCTTGAGAAATGAAACCTGCCTGCGCTAACGAAAAGAATGAGGAATCTtcgtaaaaaaaatacttgtTTAATTCTCATACGAAATTCGTTTCCTAATTGATATTGACCTTTACATTAATCCCATATTTTCATGTGGAAATATTTACGCCAATGACGAAAtgctttcaaaaagattttttttccccaCTGTGTTTGTCATAGGTCTGCTGACAGAACAAGcctctttcaaaactaCACTGTCATTTAAGATATCGGTATGATTTGATCAAGAGTCCGAATTAGCCGCACAATTAGTTAAGCAGCATCGCAGTTAAGGCTGGGGTGTAGAGTGCAAGTTAGATAAGAATATTGGGCGTTACAGCTCTTACACACTTTTCTTGGTGCTGGCTTGGACGTTGCCTTCATCCCGCACTACAGCGGGCCAGGCCGCatgaggaaaaaatcaagaatcGAGCAGCATCTAGAGCCAGTTTAGAGCAGTGAAAGCTGTTGACAAACCAGCCTTCATCGAACTATGTGACTTTAAGTGGTCCTTCAACGTGGCCTGAAAACTGTTCTCTTCTGTTTGCTTAAGGGAGGAAAGCAATGCGACGCACGCAATCCTATCTCATATTCTTGATGCTATTTACTTTTCtcataaaatttcaagcatcaaatatcttttgagttttttaCGTGCTAAGTTAAGAGCGCTCTTTAAAATTCCAGATATTTGACCTTTCTCTTGATTGTAAAGACATAAAAATCGGACAAAATGTAAATAAATGATGGAAAACAGTTCCACATTTAAATTCATGGGGGATACTTCTGCGTTTGCAGGTGAATCATAAGTAAATAAAGCTAAGAAAACGATGTGCTACTTATATTGGACGCAAGCGACTTCGAACTATACAGAACTTCAAGACGCTACTCCATGAAAAAGTGCACACAACCACATATCAtagaatagaaaaaattagatGAAATACAGGCTCTCTTTTCGCTCCCTTCCGAATTTAAATAGTTCTTAGTATGCATTTTGTTATAGCTTTTCtcaaaactttgtttttccgCATATCGGGATTCTACAGATGCACCTTTTCCGATGCTTCTAAATTGAAGTATTTGTTTTCAGCAGCCGTCCGTCGAAAATCTTTAGCCCCTTACTTCCAGAAACAACGCATTCCCCATTAAACTCTCATTTAGCACGTAGTATCGTCATTTGTGGGGTTTCCTAACTGGATCTGCAAGTATTGCGGCAATAGGattgttttatttcctGATTAATTGTGATCACCTATTACCTCGGAGATTCCCATATATTACGTATAATCGCATGCTATTTTGTGTCGTTTACAACGTATGTTTATGCATCAGGGAAAAGGTTTTTATTTAATGATATGAAATTTATGCCTTGGGCTTGGATAATGCTAAGCTTACTTGAACTCTCCATCTTGATAAACACCGAACTGGTGACTTGGGCGAGAACCTATAATGTAAATATTTGTTGAAGTGGTTTTCAGAGTACCgctttcaatttcatgTGCAAAACTTCTTCCGCTCGTTCAGGCTATATTACATTAcacatatatgtatatatacatacgTACGAGAAAAAATGAGTAAAATAACAACTTATTATCTACGGTGGTTTTTGTTTGTCATGGCTTTTTGCCACCTCTTTTATTTTAAACAAAAATCTTGATATTATGATACAGCAATCAAAAAGGGGTATAACAGTAAATTAATTACTATAACTATTAAACTTTGCAATACTAGATTCTGTATTATTGAATcacaaaaaaggaaaaaaggacaaaaaaatcgaaTATTTTCGCTTATGCTTCATTGTAAGACTCTTCACTTATGACGTCCGACTCGGAAATAAATGTTACTTCTGTCCAAGCTACACCGTGAATCTTCTCACCACCATTTATTTGTAGAGTAGAGTTTTTTGGGTCAGCATATTGGTAAATGAATGGCTTAGTACCGGCAACACCAGAGACGATATTTTTCACAAAGCTTGGGATTTCACCCATCACATCAATTCTTTCGACCAGGTTATCCAGTGGACCTTCAAGGACAGCAATGAACTTGTTCTCATCTGCAACGTTCTTATattcctcctcctcctcttcttctccatcgtttgctttctttgcagcattttcatcttcttcagtgCCATTTTCAGGTTCTAATTGCTCATCCTTTACTTTAGTATTGATACCTTTGAAAGTAACCCTGATCTCCTGCGGAACTTTCCAACCAACAGAATCAACTTCCGAGTTCAAGTGCTCTACGTTATTATTAGTTGTCACCGCCAAAACTTCCTTATCGTCGGTAATAATACCAGCAGAGATCTTAGTGTTAGCGTACGACTTTGGTGTGGTGAATTCCATTAATACCGCAGTATGCTTTTCGGAATGGAAATACATAAAGTTCCATGCCTTAGCCGCGTGATGAGGCTTCATGCCCTGGAAAGCCATTATAAATGTTGAAAGTGCGGGATCTTCCTCCTTGAATATGATAGTCCGATCTTCATAAGTGATCTCAAGTTCTTCGCTATCACTTTCCTCGTCACTGTCGGAGTCCTCCTCTTCGTCATCCGAttcctcttcgtcatcttcttcatcttcatcacctGAACTTTCTTGATCTTCTGATACCGGGataatttcctttttgacCTTGATAGAACCGTGACAAGCATTTCTTGGCCAGAAAACGTGTCTCATACTACCCCAAGGTTCATCGATATTGTTACCATAATAAGTGGCAGGATCATCGCCGACCTTAGCACCGGGAGTTAACTTTTTTATATGTAAGTCTATGACAGACAGATCACAGACGCTGGATTGAATGTGGTAGCTTTCGCCATCATCACTCAATTCGACAGAAAGATTATCAGCGTAAAAGTTCGCATCTTTGACATAGAAGTTTTCCAATTTGGTAGATGTCCAGATATTCAAATCCTCTGGGTTCTTCGAATCAAAGATTCTGAAGGTAAATTGGGATGCGGTATGCAAACCAATAATGTTCGAGTGAATGATCTGAGCAAAACCGAAGATACcagttttcaaatcactGAAGTAAAAAATGACTGTTTCAACGTTGGTATGGTCAGGAGCTTGCCAGAAAAGATCCTCACGAGTGGTTGCTCTGTAAGGCTGCTTATTTTTTACCCTGTCAGCAACACTATGGATGTATTCCTTCCCATACTCAGGCTCTGCCATCCCAGTAACTGCAGAAAGCCCACCTTTTATCCACTTCAacatattatattatacaAAACCtgctttctcttttcttcaaatcgATGCAATACAATGATTGAATCTTGACCTTCTGCAGATTACAATTTGTCGAACAAAATGCAAAAGAGTTTAATTAACAGAGTCTATCTATATATAACAAACGAAAAAGCTTTGTTCTTGCGAAAAGCCAACGAGTTACTGCCTAGGACGTCTCCGAGTGTTTCGATCATCCAGCTGTCATCTCGGTTTTGTTTTCTCCCACTCATCGCATGTTTGCCTCCtcaacaaacaaaaaacagCGAAAAAAACGGCAATACATGAGACGTGATATCTCGTGTACGGTGATAATATTATACTGGATTTTGCTTAGGTCTCTCAAGGGCGATGTGGTGTTATTACgtacaaatcaaaaagtgCATGAATAGCATAGGCAGTTGTAGGTAAATAGATAGCTGATTGCTAAGTTATAATTTGGCAGCCGGTCAAATTGAAAGTACTTTTGAGCTCACAAATTTTTCCTGCATCATGCTTCGCTGCACTGGTTGTCGCGTTATAAGAAAGTATTCTACTAGGCATGCGCTCGAGCACTTGAAAGAAGGTGTTGCCCTGAAGGGTCTCTTTTCTGTTGATGGGTTACAAAAAGCATGGTTTGATCGGGTGAAGCATCTTGATGGCAAGTTGAACGACAGTACGAATGAGGCGCAACAAAAACCCCTGGAGGCTCTCATCCATGAAAACTCGAAGTCTGCTTCCAAGAAACACATCGTGAACTACGCATCATCGCTGTACAACTTAAGGTTTAGCATGTCCTCCCTTCAAGGATGTGCCAGGACTCCTCCAGAGGAACACGCCAAACCAGGTCCCGAAGCTTTACTCCAAACTCCAGATTTTAATAGAACAATGAGCAACGAACCGTCAACCACTGGCAATGAACGGTTGCAAGAGGCTTTATTTTCCTCATTTGGTTCTTTGATGGAGTTCAGAGCACTGCTATTAAACTCAAATCTAGCTATATCGGGTGACGGGTTTACGTGGTTGGTCGCGAGACGGCAACTCGATAAACGCACCCATCACAACGATATGCCGAGTAGAGACGTTGAATATGATAAACTGTTTGTTATGAATACTTATAATGCCGGGACTCCCTTCAACTTTTCTACTTCCGGCATAATGAATGAGCTCAACAATCAATATACCAACTTGGAAAAACAACGAGCCAAAGAAGCAGGAAAATCTGAAGATTCCGAAATGACTGCTAAGCACGCCAAGGCGAAATTTGTTTATGAAACTCAACAGAAAGGATTTTCCGGGAAAGAGGTTTCCTATGTCCCTTTACTGGCCATCGATGCGTCACCCAAAGCATGGTTAACTGATTATGGTGTATTTGGGAAACAGAAATATTTGGAAAGAGTATGGGATTCTATAGAATGGAAAATTGTGGAATCAAGGTTGCCTCAGCGCACCAAGGTCCAAGCCTTCAGCACCTTGTGAATGAGTGgaatgagaaaaatttcccttctttttgatataAGTTGGTAGTCtctgtaaatatataaaatcaAACTATTCGTAATGTGTATAT
This is a stretch of genomic DNA from Saccharomyces kudriavzevii IFO 1802 strain IFO1802 genome assembly, chromosome: 4. It encodes these proteins:
- the SVF1 gene encoding Svf1p (similar to Saccharomyces cerevisiae SVF1 (YDR346C); ancestral locus Anc_5.397), with translation MLKWIKGGLSAVTGMAEPEYGKEYIHSVADRVKNKQPYRATTREDLFWQAPDHTNVETVIFYFSDLKTGIFGFAQIIHSNIIGLHTASQFTFRIFDSKNPEDLNIWTSTKLENFYVKDANFYADNLSVELSDDGESYHIQSSVCDLSVIDLHIKKLTPGAKVGDDPATYYGNNIDEPWGSMRHVFWPRNACHGSIKVKKEIIPVSEDQESSGDEDEEDDEEESDDEEEDSDSDEESDSEELEITYEDRTIIFKEEDPALSTFIMAFQGMKPHHAAKAWNFMYFHSEKHTAVLMEFTTPKSYANTKISAGIITDDKEVLAVTTNNNVEHLNSEVDSVGWKVPQEIRVTFKGINTKVKDEQLEPENGTEEDENAAKKANDGEEEEEEEYKNVADENKFIAVLEGPLDNLVERIDVMGEIPSFVKNIVSGVAGTKPFIYQYADPKNSTLQINGGEKIHGVAWTEVTFISESDVISEESYNEA
- the SKDI04G5540 gene encoding sugar porter family MFS transporter (similar to Saccharomyces cerevisiae HXT6 (YDR343C) and HXT1 (YHR094C); ancestral locus Anc_5.395), with translation MSQDAAIADEAPVEHLSPADSASHSVFSSSSNKAENDELKAYGEGEEHEPVVEIPKKPASAYVTVSIMCIMIAFGGFVFGWDTGTISGFVNQSDFIRRFGMKHHDGTPYLSKVRTGLIVSIFNIGCAIGGIILSKLGDMYGRKIGLIVVVVIYIIGIIIQIASIDKWYQYFIGRIISGLGVGGIAVLSPMLISEVSPKHLRGTLVACYQLMITAGIFLGYCTNYGTKTYSNSVQWRVPLGLGFAWALFMIGGMTFVPESPRYLAEVGRIEEAKRSIAVSNKVAVDDPSVLAEVEGVLAGIEAEKLAGSASWVELFSTRTKVLQRLIMGAMIQSLQQLTGDNYFFYYGTTIFKAVGLSDSFETSIVLGIVNFASTFVGIYVVDKYGRRTCLLWGAASMTACMVVYASVGVTRLWPNGQDQPSSKGAGNCMIVFACFYIFCFATTWAPIPYVVVSETFPLRVKSKAMSIATAANWFWGFLIGFFTPFITSAINFYYGYVFMGCLVFMFFYVLLVVPETKGLTLEEVNTMWEEGVLPWKSASWVPPSRRGADYNAEDLAHDDKPLYKRMFSTK
- the HXT3 gene encoding hexose transporter HXT3 (similar to Saccharomyces cerevisiae HXT5 (YHR096C) and HXT3 (YDR345C); ancestral locus Anc_5.396), whose translation is MNSTPDLISPQKSSENSNAELPSNSSQVMNMPEEKGVQDDFQTEADQVFTNPNTGKGAYVTVSICCVMVAFGGFVFGWDTGTISGFVAQTDFVRRFGMKHHDGTPYLSKVRTGLIVAIFNIGCAIGGIVLAKLGDMYGRKMGLIVVVVIYIIGIIIQIASINKWYQYFIGRIISGLGVGGIAVLSPMLISEVAPKEMRGTLVSCYQLMITAGIFLGYCTNFGTKNYSNSVQWRVPLGLCFAWALFMIGGMTFVPESPRYLVEAGQIDEARASLAKVNKTAPDHPFIQQELEFIEASVEEARAAGSASWGELFTGKPAMLQRTMMGIMIQSLQQLTGDNYFFYYGTTVFNAVGMKDSFETSIVFGVVNLFSTACSLYTVDRFGRRNCLLYGAIGMVCCYVVYASVGVTKLWPNGEGNGSSKGAGNCMICFACFYIFCFATTWAPIAYVVISETFPLRVKSKAMSVATAANWVWGFLIGFFTPFITGAINFYYGYVFMGCMVFAYFYVFFFVPETKGLTLEEVNDMYAEGVLPWKSASWVPTSRRGADYDADALMHDDQPFYKKMFGKN
- the MRP1 gene encoding mitochondrial 37S ribosomal protein mS43 (similar to Saccharomyces cerevisiae MRP1 (YDR347W); ancestral locus Anc_5.398) codes for the protein MLRCTGCRVIRKYSTRHALEHLKEGVALKGLFSVDGLQKAWFDRVKHLDGKLNDSTNEAQQKPLEALIHENSKSASKKHIVNYASSLYNLRFSMSSLQGCARTPPEEHAKPGPEALLQTPDFNRTMSNEPSTTGNERLQEALFSSFGSLMEFRALLLNSNLAISGDGFTWLVARRQLDKRTHHNDMPSRDVEYDKLFVMNTYNAGTPFNFSTSGIMNELNNQYTNLEKQRAKEAGKSEDSEMTAKHAKAKFVYETQQKGFSGKEVSYVPLLAIDASPKAWLTDYGVFGKQKYLERVWDSIEWKIVESRLPQRTKVQAFSTL